DNA sequence from the Methanolobus psychrophilus R15 genome:
AATAAAATTTCGTATATTTATTTATGCTCAATTTTTATATTAGTTCCAGTAACTATTATAACCTGAGAATTGCTTATAGGAATTAATTTTAGCTTGGAATCATATTGTGTAGTTATTTTCTCTATAGCTTTTTTGAATGGGAAATTTGTATGATGTGGAAGCGGATAGAATTCCACTATTGACAATGCTGAATAATCATTTAGTTCAGGTGCTTCTTTACAATCATCCATATCCTTAACATATTCAATATTCGGAGAAAGGATCATTGAACCTGCAGACTCTCCAATATATATTTTCCCCGAATTAATTTGTTCCGCTATTATTTTATCAGCACCCGTTCTTTTTAGTTCTTGAAGCAAAAAGAAGGTGTTGCCACCAGAAATATAGATATAATCATTATCCTGTATTTTTTTTGATATTTCATTGCTTGTTGCTTTTGTGATTTCTAGCTCGTCAATTATTAGTCCCAATTTTTCAAGCGCTTTTTTACCTGCACTAACATAAAAATTAACTTTCTCTGGTATGCTTGCCGTTGGAATAAATGTAACTCTTTTTCCTTTTAAATCATCCTTTGCAAAACCAGGAAACAGTTTTGCCACATCTGCAAATGACGATGATAAAAATAATTTTTTCATAATATTCTCCATAATAAGTTATATCTTATACAAAGTTTATAAAAGGACTTAAATGTATTCATTTTTGGCTCCGTAGAAAAACCTGAGCCTATCAAATTAGCCATAAATCTTCATCTAATTTGATGATTCTTTTGCTTAAAAAACCTAGCTAAGTTAGTCTTCTCAATATTATTTTGCAAATTTGCCAGTGCCATAAGTAGGTATTGTTGAAAAATAGGTAGGCTTTTAAATCAAAATTCTAATTTGGTGGTATCAAAATAGAGCAGGGGTGATGCTGCTATTAACAGCATTACCCGTAAAACAGATGCCTTAACCGTAGATAAGCCTGTAAGCGTACCTGCCAATGAAAGGTATCTTGAACTTCATTCCCCTGTAAGCCATGAATGCGAACAGGACTACAAGGAACATCGCGGGGAAGCCTATGAAATCGGCCAGCACCCAGCCTACGTATGGTACCCATGCTATGAAGAATACCAGCAGGGACAACGGCAGGAACACCAGGATCGACTGCATGGCATGGAACCTGACAAACCTGTTCTCCTTTTCGATGAGCAGGAGAATTATACCCGACACCCACAGCCCTACATAGCTCAATGCTGCAACCTTATTCTCTTCAATACCCAGTTTTGTATCGTATGTCACGATATCACCTCGCCTCAATGGTATTCTGCGGACATTTCTCCACACATATTCCACAAGCTGTACACTTGTCCTGATCTATCACAGCAAGGAAATCAGTTACAGTGATAGCCTGCTCGGGACAGTTCTTCTCGCATATCTTACAGCCTATGCAGCCTACAGTGCAAACTTCCTTCACAGCCTTACCCTTGTCATGCGACACACAGCGCACATGCACTTTCTCGGACTCCTTTGCAAATGCCAGAACATCGTTCGGGCATGAGGATATACAGAGTCCGCAGCTTGTACAGAGATTCTTGTTCACATGAGGAAGCCTGTCATCTCCGATGTAAAGTGCATCAAAAGGACATGCACGCACACATGTACCGCGACCCATGCATCCATAGCTGCAACCTTTTTCGCCGTCAGATAGCATCATGACCGCTTTGCAGTCCTCAAATCCGACATACTCAAAACGGTCAACGCAGTTGAGACCTCCATGGCACTTGATGAAAGGATATTGTTTCTCACCTTCAGCGACTTCCTGTCCCATGATTCCGCCTATTTCTTTTGCAACATCAAAGCCTCCTACAGGGCAGCCGGTGATAGGAGCATTCTCATTGACCACGCGTTCAGCAAAGTCGCTGCATCCTGCGTAACCGCATGCACCACAGTTGACACCTGGAAGGACACTTATTATCTCCTCAACCAGCGGATTGGTTTCAACCTTGAACTTCTTTGATGCAAAGATAAGCATCAGGCCTACTGCAAGACCAAGGCCTCCAAGGATGGCCATCGACTCGATGAGGAAGGTAGTGGTAGTACTCATATTGGTATCACCCAGAAGTAATTAACAAATGCAAGTGAGAGCATTGTGGCTATAAGGAATGCCTGAGGAAGCCCCCTGATGGAAGAAGGAATGTTCACGAATGTTGAGCGTTCCCTGATAGAAGCCATCATCAGCATAACAATAGTATATCCTACACCGGCAGCAATACCAAATACGACACTCTGCATAAAATTATACTGCGACTGTACGTTCAGCAATACTACACCAAGCACCGCACAGTTGGTTGTGATCAGCGGAAGATAGATACCCAGTGAACGATACAAAGAAGGGATATTCTTCCTGACCACGAATTCCACAAGCTGGACAAGCGCCGCAATGACAACGATGAAACTGATCAGATCAAGAAATGTCATTGCTGTAGGCACCAGAATATAGGTGTAGAGCAGATAGGATGCCGTAGATGCCATTGCCATGACGAAGATAACAGCACCGGACATTCCTGCCGCACTCTTGACATCTTTGGTGACTCCCACGAAGGAGCAAAGACCAAGGAACTGGATGATCAGGAAGTTCTTGATGAACACACCTTCCAGAAATATCGCAAATAAAGCTTTTTCTACCATTTTAACCACCTTTTGCTCTCTTTTTAGCTCTCTGATAGTTAACTACAGCCATGATGATACCGATTGTGAGGAATGCACCTGGTGGAAGTATCATGGTTGTCATGGCAGGGTTTACCGGCAGTGACAACAGCGTGTAGCCAAAAGTAACTATTTGTCCTGTTCCCAGAATCTCACGTATCCCGCCGATAAGTACCAGTACAAGAAGGAAACCTGCACTGATACCAAGCGCATCTATGAAAGAAGGGAATATGCTGTTCTTGTTCGCATATGCCTCTGCACGTCCGATTATGATACAATTGACGACTATAAGAGGAATGAACACTCCCAGAGCCGCATACATGGAGGGGACATAAGCTTCCATTATCATTCTTACAATAGACACAAACGTGGCTATAATTATAATGAATATGGGAAGTCTGACGGCCGAAGGTATCTGCTTTCTCATGGCTGAAATGAAAATGTTGGAACATACCAGCACAAAAGTCGTGCCTGCAGACATGCCTATTGCATTTTCAACTGATGTTGTGACTGCCAGTGCAGGACAGAGACCCAACACAAGCCCAAGGATAGGGTTATCCCTTGTAATCCCGCGGATGAATTCACTAAATACGTTCATTTTTATCACCTAAGCCTCTGCCACTTTGACCTGATTGATTTTCGTGTTCAATGCATTTACCACGGCCTGAGAGGAGATCGTAGCTCCGGTAATAACATCAATTGACCCTCCTGACCTTGACAGGGCCAGTTGCTGCAGGGGAACATCATTGAACTGGTTCTGGAAAGCAGGTGTTGTTATCCTTGCACCAAGACCAGGGGTTTCCTCATGCCTTAGAACATCCATTCCCAATACAGTGGAGAATGATGCATCAACGGCCCCTGCTACCATGATAGGTCCACCGTAACCTGTCTGCTGCTGGAAGAAAGCATAACCTATAATGTTGCCTGACCCGTCCAGAGCGCGGTAATAAAGGATCTCACTCTGTCCATCAACATTTGCCGGCCCTTCGACAGGATCGAAGTTCTCTGCCCCGGGAACAAGCTCTGCAAGTATGGCTTCCTGAGCAGCCATTATATTCCTTTCTAACTGTGCCTGTGTAGGTATATAGGTAATTGCAAGCAACAAAGCTGCAACCACAGATATAAGGACGAGTTTCCCGATGACAATGACAGTCTCCTTATTAGATTCACTCATCTGATACCACCTCAAATTTCAAGGACGAAGGAATTCTGCTCATAACACGCCTGTAGGACCTCTCAAGTATGGACTCATGGCCGAACATTGCAGGGAGCGTTTTTGTCTCGATGTATGCTGCTATGGCATTTGCAAGGAAGATTCCGTAGAGTGTCCCATCCACGTAATTCCCGAAGTAACCATAGATAGATACCAGCAGACCACAGGCGAAACCATAGATAAGGCGGCCGTTCTTTGTAACGGGGGAAGTTGGAGTGTCAGTGGCAAGGAAAAGGATACCAAAGAAGACAACACCCACCATTACGTATGATAGCTCGTCGGTCACCTCAAGGAAAATAAACATTGTCGACAGATACATCAGCGGGTTTAACACGCCTTCCTGGATAAGGCCTGCCACTGCGGATAAGAAAGCTACCGTCTGGTTGAAGAAGAACACAGTAAGGGCAAAAACAAGAGGCACTCTCCATTCGATATATTTTTTATATACAAGATACACGCCACCAAGCAGCAGGATGGGAGACACATCCACAAGCAGACCTGCACCATTCTCAAGTACGAGATCAGATAGTTGCCCCATATTCGGAATCGATACAGGGGTCATGAAACCTCCCCAGGCACTTCTCACAAATACCCATGAGACCAGCACGGGATTGAATATATATGAGCCAATACCCCCAAAGATATGTTTACCGATAGCTATGGCAAAGAAAGCTCCAAAGATCGGTATCCATATAGGGGCTTCGGGTGGGGTCAGCAGTGCGAACATAAGTCCGATAAGTGCTGCATGACCATCCATTATGGTCACTTTCTTCTTGAATATCCTCTGTATGCCGTATTCTGTTGCAATTGCAGCAAGCACGGCTGCAAGTATAATTCCAAGGGCCGGTATACCGAAGAAGTATACAGACGCAAGGCTTACAGGAATAAGGGCCAGTATCTTGGCTCTGTTGATAGAGCTGAAACTAAATTTTGATTTTATATGTGGTGGAGCTGAAATCGTGTAATCCATGTTACTCACCTCCGCAGCATCCAAGCTTCAGGTTCGAAGATTCTTTTGGTGTAGCATCCTCATAGGCTTGCTCTATTGCATTCTTTGCATACCTGATCAGCTGCAGTATGTGTATCTTTGAAGGGCAGGCAAATGAACATCTTCCGCACTCGATACAGAACTGGATATGCATCTGGCGGCATTCGTCAAAACGACCCTGCTCTGCAAGCACATGGAGCCTGGTCGGAAGAAGGGAAACGGGGCAAGCATCCACACATCGTGCACAATGGGTACAATCCAGAGATTCGTCACGAAGGACCTGTTCTTTTGTAAGGAGGGTGATCCTGGTAGTTCCCTTGGTGACAGGAACCTCATCAGTATATTGTGCTATTCCGGTGATAACTCCGTTGGCAATTATCTTGCCAATCTCCCCGTTGAAAGTGCACTCACTGATAATATCCTTGAAAGGCGTGCCTATTCTTACAAGCATTAATTCAGGGCAGTTCACAGCGCCTTCCATGCTTATGACTGTTTCATAATATGGCTTGCCTTCATGGACAGCATCATAAAGAGCCTTTGCAGATTTGACACCGCATACAGCAACACCCACATCCGTAGGGTTGCAACCAAGTGCCACTTTACGGCCTGTCACGTTGTAAGTGAAGAAATTAAGGATATTCCTGCCAAGTATCCGCTCCTGGGACGCTACGACGACGTTTGAGCCTTGGTCTTTGAAGTAATGACCAAGACGACGTGTGCCCAGAAGTGGCGCTACCCGCAGGGCTTTGCCATCTACCTTCACACCCTCGAAAGCTTCAATGGAATCCTCATCATCCTTCCTGACGATAATAGCACCCTTTACAGCTCCTGAAGCCTTCATCAGAAGTTTCAGTGCATCCATCATCTGGAAGGCATATTCCTTGGGAGTCGCATACTTGCCGCCAATCCACTCGGAAGCTGTGGCATTTATAAGCACAAGGTCGATCTTCTTCCCTTCAGGTTTAAGCACTGTGTGTGTAGGAGCACCGTAGTGTTCCACAATGCCTGCATCCTGCATTATGGTTATCAGTTCTTTCTGGGAAGGATTCTTTTTGGGTACGAAAGCTACCGTCTCCTCGGATTCGGTCGTCTTTATTACTACACTCAGGACCTTGTTCCCATTCGGATTGGGGGCTTCTTCAATACCCGTTACTTCTCCGCATACACTGGAGTGTACATCAGAGGAATAGTAGGAGACAGATTCCCCTATCTTCTGACCTATAAGCACCTGATCGCCTTTCTTTACAAGAGGCTTGCATGCAACACCATTGTGCTGCTTTAATGGGATGACCACTTTTTCCGGTATAGTCTTCAATCTTTTACTTTCCACACCATCATCTCCTGAACAAATTACCGAAAGCCGGCTCTCTTTCTATTTCAGCTGGCCTCTGTCCCGGGATGGTCACACTGATGTCCGATCCTGTGAAATCGTTATCAGCACCGGCGGGATCGGTCTCGAACCCAAGGGCCTCCCAGTCGATAGCAGTTACTGTGACACCGTGACAGTCAGAACATCCGAGGGGTTCTGCGAGCCCCTTTGTGGAACTTGCTACATTATGACTTACCGGGAAGTACATCTCAACGCGCCTGAGGACTGCGTTTGGATAGTCTTCCTCACCATTGCCATCTGCATCGAATGAACGCACCTCTTCGACCGTGACAGTACCGTCGTTGTTAACATCAGCTCTCTGCACATGTGCAGGTTGGATAGGATTACCAATAGATGAGCTGTTATTGGGGTCTGCAGCTACTGCAGGGTCCGTGCCTTCATCCCACCATACGCCTGTTATTACATTGAAAGGCCTTAATATGGCATTACCGGAGTCTCTGCTGCCTGCCATTGGAAGCATATCGTAGTAAGTGCCGTTGTACCAGGCAAGGGTCGGGGCGAACTGTGAATCATGCGTCATTACTTCACGCACACCATTAGCCCAGCTGAACTCGCTGATCGGATATTCGCCGAATATCTCGCCACCAGGAAGTGCAGGTATGTGGCAGGATTCACAGTTGACTGTTGCAAGGTGTCCGTCAACCATTGCTCCATGGGATATGCCAGCGTGGCAGCCAACTGAATCACAGCTCCTTACCTCTCCTTCGAATGCCTCATGCATCTCCTTAGGAGCATTTAGCAGGTCTTTACGACCGATCTGGTGGTCCTCGGTAGCATGGCAATAATAACAGTTGACATCCGCGTGAACATCATACTGAGAATGTTCCGGAGAAGTCCAGGTGACAGCTGTGGTGGAAACTTCGCTCACATGGCAGTTGGCGCACAATTCCTGTCGGGGGGCACCATTCACATGATCATGTATTTCTGTGACGATAGGAAGCGGTGTAAGTACATCAAGCATATAGCTCAATACATACAGGGAGCTTTGCTGTGCATGTGACCTTGCCTCGTCAAGTGCAGCATCTGTAGCCGCTTCAAAGTTACCCGTACTAATAGCTCCTGCACGTGCATGGAAATCGTAAAGGCCGTTCTGTTCATGGCATACCATGCAGTCGATATCAAGGCCATAATCTGCCATGTATCCGCCGCCAGGATGTACCTGACCGTATGTGATCGCCAGGTCCTCACGTTCAATGCTGTCAGCAGCGACACCATATTCCATTATGGAGGTCCATCGGGCCAGATTCTGCTGCACATGGTATGACTCGGAAACTTCATCGTACATGCCAATATGGCAGCCTTCGCAGGAGCTATCCGACCATTCCTGCTGTGTCATATAATGAACAGCCATTACATCGTTACCACTATAGCCGACATACGCATATACTCCGGCTGAGGCAAACATAAAAACAAGGATTGCAATTAAAACTGTGTTCAGTTTAGACATAAATAACCTCACTGTCCTTTCTTTTCAGCAGCTTCCTCGAGTTGTTTGAGAACAATGATGACCGTATTGCGCAAATTCTGCTCGTTGGTGATTTTCATTTCATCCGACACATATGTGCTGGTCTCAAACGATTTCCGGACAACTCGTACATTGAAGTCAAATACTTTATCCAGCAGTCCCTTTTCCGGAGTGAAACCTAAAAAATCCACATCCATATGATTACCAAGGACATTGGCTCTAAGCTCGATCTTATCAAGGAACGAATCCGGCTTGACATATATGATAGTATGCTTTGAAGAAGCGAAATGCTTCTCAATACCTCTCCAGCCGTATTCTTCCATTAACTGATGAAGGGCAACAATGAGGTACCTGTCCTTACTGGAACTGCCACCTGTGCCTGTTTTTACTTCGGGGCTATTCATTGCGATTACTTCCTGCAGATAAACCGTATAACAAATATCGATATGCCAAAAACTCGATTGAGTTTACTGTACCGTTGTGCATATATATTAATTATATCTTTTCATACGGTATGAAGTATAAAACAGTTGCCATTGTCATGATAGTGGCCATCATATCAATATTAATTATGAATAATGCACTTTTTGTAGGGACAGGCATCCGGGAGGAATCCCTGAGCACCTACACAAGTACCAGAAGTATAATGGATACTACTGTGACTGTCACGGTACTTGGCTCGAATGAGATAAAGGCTCATGAGTCCATCAATGAGGCCTTTGGGCGGATAGAGTACGTAGATGGCCTGATGAACACCTACGACAATAACAGTGAATTGAGCCTGCTGAACCGACAGGGATATATCACAGATACAAATCCGGACCTGATATACGTAGTTGATAGGTCCAGGTACTATTCAGAAACCAGCCATGGAGCCTTTGATGTTTCCATACTCCCATTACTAGACCTCTGGAAAAGTAAATTCAGCCCGGGAGGAACATACACCGCGCCTACAGAGGATGAGATCAACGAGACGCTAAGGCTTGTCAACTATTCAGCCATAGTCATTGAGAACAATAATATCACCCTGGGGGAGGATATGATGCTGACACTCGGAGGATTGGCTAAAGGATACGCTGTTGATCTAGCAGTGGAATCACTTATTGAGGACGGAGTTGAATCCGGGTTTGTTAATGCTGGAGGCGACGGCAGGTATCTGGGGACCAAGGAAGGAGGAATCCCCTGGAAAGTAGGATTGCAGAACCCGGAAAAGATCCACGAAGCTGTTGTAGTCATGGATATACAGGATATGGCAGTTGCCACGAGTGGGAACTATGAGCGCTATTTCAATGAGTCGGCCAGAGTTTCACATATATCAGACCCGCGTACAGGACAGCCTTCACAGGGCCTGATCAGTGCAACCGTCATCACAGCCAGTGCAATGGATGCTGATGCCTTTGCAACAGCATTATTCGTAATGGGCGAGCAAGAAGGTGTGGAAATGATCGAGGAACTGGAAGGAGTGGAATGCCTTATAATTACAGAAGACAGAAGGATAATCCGCTCCAGCGGATTCTCACAATACGAGAGTGAGTGATAGCATCAGGCACGAGTCGGCTACTTTAAGCGGACCTCGTGCAATATTTCATAGACAGGACCTTCAGGAGTGAGTGTGCTCCTCTTGAGCCGGATAGCATCCACCTGCATTGTACCAAGTTCAAGATCTTTCAACTCTGCAAGCAGATGAAGAAAATCCTCTTTTTTCTTTTTAGGAATATATTTTACTCTTGCCAGCGTCGCATGTGCGTTAAAACCATGCGGGTCAGCTGTAAAGTCGAAAGATGACAATGATGTTTCGATCTGTTTGTGCAATTCCTCAAAATTCCCTTCACAACCAAGCCAGATGACCTTTGCGAACTTCGGTTTGGGGAATACCTCCAGACCGTGAAGAGATACTTCGAAAGGAGCATATGTAATCTCATCAAGGGCTTTTGATATATCATTTATCTTGTCTTCTGACACTTCACCCAGAAACTTCATGGTTATATGAACCAGAGCAGGATCTACGAACTTGAACTTGAACCCGTCAAATTTGGACTGGACATGAGCAAGTTTTGAGTGCATCTCCTCGGGAAGATCCACCGCAACAAAAGTTCTCACCAACACTATCACCAATTATCATTTGATGCGCAGATTTAAAATGTTGACGCTGGCAGACAAGTTTTTATTTATAATGAGAGATATTATATATTACTGATTCAAACCAGTATCACAGAGGGGAAAAATGGACAATATCAGGTCAGTTGTAAAAGCAGCGATTAGTCTTGCAGAAGAGTTGGGATCCACTGCGATAATTATTTCCGGTGGTGTCGACCTGAATGATATCAAAACGAACGTGCCCGTTTTCAATACATCCCGCCGCACAAGGAGCATAATCGACCATCTTGTTGCATCAACTAAAGGAAGGGATGAGAAAATCAAAGAGATAGCAGACAGGATAGCACAACAGGCTACAGGAACAATAGACCAGGTGGAGAACATATCTGCTATTGAATTGATGCTTGGAGAACTTAAGGAGGGCTTGGTAGTAGGAATAGTAGAAACCGCCGATTCCAGTGCCATAATCGTCCATGACCTGGGAGAGAACCCTCTTGTGAAAGCTTTAAAAACATGCGAGGAGAGAGTAACTCCTGATGTTATGCAGGCGGTGCTGAAAATAGCATTTGATGTGGCCAATACAGGGCGCGAAGGGAAACAGGTGGGTACAGCGTTCATCCTGGGAGATGATGAAGAAGTGCTGCTTCGCTCACACCAGATAATACTCAATCCTTACGCAGGTCACAGAGAAGAGGACAGGGATGTCCTGAACCGTAACAACTGGGAATCCGTAAAAGAATTTGCACAACTTGATGGTGTCTTTATAATATCCGAGGGCGGGAAGATAGAAGCTGCAGGAAGATATCTTGATGTGGATGCCAGAGATATCAGGCTGGACAAAGGTCTCGGAGGCCGGCATGTATCCGCAGCTGCCATAACCAGGGACACTGTCTCAATAGCCATCACGGTCTCAGAATCCGGCGGAGTAATTCATGTTTACATGGACGGAAAGGAACTTATGTCCATAGAGTCCACGGAAAGGGCAAAGCGCTGCAACTGACAGAGAAGGTTTAATTAGGATGAGCCAAAACCTTATAAAAAACATGAAGGTACCACAAATA
Encoded proteins:
- a CDS encoding electron transport complex, RnfABCDGE type, G subunit encodes the protein MSESNKETVIVIGKLVLISVVAALLLAITYIPTQAQLERNIMAAQEAILAELVPGAENFDPVEGPANVDGQSEILYYRALDGSGNIIGYAFFQQQTGYGGPIMVAGAVDASFSTVLGMDVLRHEETPGLGARITTPAFQNQFNDVPLQQLALSRSGGSIDVITGATISSQAVVNALNTKINQVKVAEA
- a CDS encoding S51 family peptidase, which produces MENIMKKLFLSSSFADVAKLFPGFAKDDLKGKRVTFIPTASIPEKVNFYVSAGKKALEKLGLIIDELEITKATSNEISKKIQDNDYIYISGGNTFFLLQELKRTGADKIIAEQINSGKIYIGESAGSMILSPNIEYVKDMDDCKEAPELNDYSALSIVEFYPLPHHTNFPFKKAIEKITTQYDSKLKLIPISNSQVIIVTGTNIKIEHK
- a CDS encoding electron transport complex, RnfABCDGE type, A subunit; translated protein: MVEKALFAIFLEGVFIKNFLIIQFLGLCSFVGVTKDVKSAAGMSGAVIFVMAMASTASYLLYTYILVPTAMTFLDLISFIVVIAALVQLVEFVVRKNIPSLYRSLGIYLPLITTNCAVLGVVLLNVQSQYNFMQSVVFGIAAGVGYTIVMLMMASIRERSTFVNIPSSIRGLPQAFLIATMLSLAFVNYFWVIPI
- a CDS encoding SoxR-reducing system protein RsxE, whose protein sequence is MNVFSEFIRGITRDNPILGLVLGLCPALAVTTSVENAIGMSAGTTFVLVCSNIFISAMRKQIPSAVRLPIFIIIIATFVSIVRMIMEAYVPSMYAALGVFIPLIVVNCIIIGRAEAYANKNSIFPSFIDALGISAGFLLVLVLIGGIREILGTGQIVTFGYTLLSLPVNPAMTTMILPPGAFLTIGIIMAVVNYQRAKKRAKGG
- a CDS encoding electron transport complex, RnfABCDGE type, C subunit, with the translated sequence MESKRLKTIPEKVVIPLKQHNGVACKPLVKKGDQVLIGQKIGESVSYYSSDVHSSVCGEVTGIEEAPNPNGNKVLSVVIKTTESEETVAFVPKKNPSQKELITIMQDAGIVEHYGAPTHTVLKPEGKKIDLVLINATASEWIGGKYATPKEYAFQMMDALKLLMKASGAVKGAIIVRKDDEDSIEAFEGVKVDGKALRVAPLLGTRRLGHYFKDQGSNVVVASQERILGRNILNFFTYNVTGRKVALGCNPTDVGVAVCGVKSAKALYDAVHEGKPYYETVISMEGAVNCPELMLVRIGTPFKDIISECTFNGEIGKIIANGVITGIAQYTDEVPVTKGTTRITLLTKEQVLRDESLDCTHCARCVDACPVSLLPTRLHVLAEQGRFDECRQMHIQFCIECGRCSFACPSKIHILQLIRYAKNAIEQAYEDATPKESSNLKLGCCGGE
- a CDS encoding ferredoxin, producing the protein MSTTTTFLIESMAILGGLGLAVGLMLIFASKKFKVETNPLVEEIISVLPGVNCGACGYAGCSDFAERVVNENAPITGCPVGGFDVAKEIGGIMGQEVAEGEKQYPFIKCHGGLNCVDRFEYVGFEDCKAVMMLSDGEKGCSYGCMGRGTCVRACPFDALYIGDDRLPHVNKNLCTSCGLCISSCPNDVLAFAKESEKVHVRCVSHDKGKAVKEVCTVGCIGCKICEKNCPEQAITVTDFLAVIDQDKCTACGICVEKCPQNTIEAR
- a CDS encoding 2'-5' RNA ligase, whose amino-acid sequence is MRTFVAVDLPEEMHSKLAHVQSKFDGFKFKFVDPALVHITMKFLGEVSEDKINDISKALDEITYAPFEVSLHGLEVFPKPKFAKVIWLGCEGNFEELHKQIETSLSSFDFTADPHGFNAHATLARVKYIPKKKKEDFLHLLAELKDLELGTMQVDAIRLKRSTLTPEGPVYEILHEVRLK
- the nosX gene encoding membrane protein, yielding MKYKTVAIVMIVAIISILIMNNALFVGTGIREESLSTYTSTRSIMDTTVTVTVLGSNEIKAHESINEAFGRIEYVDGLMNTYDNNSELSLLNRQGYITDTNPDLIYVVDRSRYYSETSHGAFDVSILPLLDLWKSKFSPGGTYTAPTEDEINETLRLVNYSAIVIENNNITLGEDMMLTLGGLAKGYAVDLAVESLIEDGVESGFVNAGGDGRYLGTKEGGIPWKVGLQNPEKIHEAVVVMDIQDMAVATSGNYERYFNESARVSHISDPRTGQPSQGLISATVITASAMDADAFATALFVMGEQEGVEMIEELEGVECLIITEDRRIIRSSGFSQYESE
- a CDS encoding NQR2 and RnfD family protein; this translates as MDYTISAPPHIKSKFSFSSINRAKILALIPVSLASVYFFGIPALGIILAAVLAAIATEYGIQRIFKKKVTIMDGHAALIGLMFALLTPPEAPIWIPIFGAFFAIAIGKHIFGGIGSYIFNPVLVSWVFVRSAWGGFMTPVSIPNMGQLSDLVLENGAGLLVDVSPILLLGGVYLVYKKYIEWRVPLVFALTVFFFNQTVAFLSAVAGLIQEGVLNPLMYLSTMFIFLEVTDELSYVMVGVVFFGILFLATDTPTSPVTKNGRLIYGFACGLLVSIYGYFGNYVDGTLYGIFLANAIAAYIETKTLPAMFGHESILERSYRRVMSRIPSSLKFEVVSDE